A region from the Microcoleus sp. FACHB-672 genome encodes:
- a CDS encoding efflux RND transporter permease subunit, which yields MFADFFIKRPVFATVCALIIILVGAISIPTLPIAQFPEISPIQINVTANYSGASAEVVENAVTNILERQINGVEGLRYLTSSSSNDGTSSITATFDPSRNKDIAAVDIQNRISVAQPQLPDVVQRTGVRVTKQSSSLLLAIGLFTENNEYDNIFLSNYADLYLTDALKRVKGVGDVRIFGERRYAMRVWLDPNRLASRSLTTQDVVRALTEQNIQVGAGRIGQEPAPEGQMYQLDLRAVSRLTDVTEFEELVLKTEESGALTKLKDVGRAELGAENYNSFLRFRGNDAVGLGIYQLPGSNALDVAKGVKAEMVKLAERFPPGLKHQVALDTTLFVEQSLSEVVKTLFEAILLVIIVIFVFLQDWRTTLIPTITIPISLIGTFAFIKIFGFSINSLSLFGLTLATGLVVDDAIIVVEDIDRLIQTQGMNPRAAASEAMHELFSAVIATSLVLMAVFIPVAFFPGTTGALYKQFALTIAFSVLLSTFLAITLTPSLAAILLRPRQHQGGPIGWVFDRINGGLDWTRRRYRQFLLFLTKIKLFVVGLFVVSIAFTGWLYLAVPTAFIPEEDQGYFLTIIQGPQGVSLQYTREVMDRVEKEILKLPEVVGTFSVGGFGFSGSTSNSGIIFTTLKSWEERHGADQSVQAILGKLRGTFSQITEARILPVNPPAIQGLGQFGGFQFQLQDQRGNSGLDSLVQSMGLILKQANQTPGLQAVFSTFAANTPQLLVEVDRNKAKALDVPIDSIFSTLQSALGSQYVNDFNLQQRNYRVYIQADKEFRANPEDIGKLYVRSQRNQMIPLSNLVKITPTVGAQTINHYNLFRSIEINGSPAPGSSSGDAIEAMEKVSAQVLPAGFDYEWSGSSLEEIESGGQAPIIFGLGLVFVFLVLAAQYENYVDPLIILLSVPLAILGALLAQSMRGLSNDVYCQIGLVMLIGLASKNAILIVEFANQLRQQGLSIAKAAVEASQERLRPILMTSLAFILGIAPLINPEGAGAASRRSLGNAIAGGMVVSTFLSLFVVPILYVVIISIQDRFTKKKPPQQPQPEKDTNLDGKAGSLTERQSRQLR from the coding sequence ATGTTTGCAGATTTCTTTATTAAGAGACCTGTCTTTGCCACCGTCTGTGCCTTAATTATTATTTTAGTAGGAGCGATTAGTATTCCTACGCTGCCTATTGCACAGTTTCCGGAGATCAGCCCAATTCAAATCAACGTCACTGCTAACTACAGCGGAGCCAGTGCAGAAGTTGTCGAAAACGCGGTTACGAACATCTTAGAAAGGCAAATTAACGGGGTTGAGGGACTGAGGTATTTAACGTCTAGCAGCAGTAACGACGGCACCAGCAGTATTACCGCCACCTTTGACCCCTCACGCAACAAAGATATTGCCGCTGTTGATATTCAAAATCGAATTTCTGTTGCCCAACCGCAACTTCCAGATGTGGTGCAGCGTACAGGTGTTCGGGTGACAAAGCAGTCTAGTAGCCTTCTATTAGCCATTGGTTTATTTACCGAAAATAATGAATACGACAACATATTTTTAAGCAACTACGCTGACCTTTACCTGACAGATGCCTTAAAAAGAGTAAAAGGCGTAGGCGACGTGCGAATTTTTGGAGAACGCCGCTATGCGATGCGCGTCTGGCTAGACCCCAACCGGCTTGCCAGTCGCAGTTTAACCACTCAGGATGTCGTGAGGGCGCTGACTGAACAAAACATCCAGGTTGGCGCAGGAAGAATTGGTCAAGAACCGGCACCAGAAGGGCAAATGTACCAACTGGATTTGCGGGCAGTGAGCCGGTTAACAGACGTCACAGAATTTGAAGAACTTGTTCTCAAAACAGAAGAAAGCGGAGCCTTAACCAAGCTTAAAGATGTAGGACGAGCGGAACTGGGAGCCGAAAATTACAACTCGTTCTTGAGATTTCGCGGCAATGACGCAGTGGGGTTAGGAATTTACCAACTTCCTGGCAGTAATGCTTTGGATGTTGCCAAAGGTGTGAAAGCCGAAATGGTAAAACTGGCCGAACGCTTTCCTCCAGGATTGAAACATCAAGTGGCGCTAGATACCACTTTATTCGTAGAACAATCACTTTCAGAAGTGGTGAAAACACTATTTGAAGCGATTCTGCTAGTCATTATCGTTATTTTTGTCTTTTTGCAAGATTGGAGAACAACTTTAATCCCAACGATTACAATTCCGATTTCTTTAATTGGCACGTTTGCTTTTATCAAGATTTTCGGATTTTCAATTAACAGTTTGTCTCTGTTTGGCCTGACCTTAGCCACGGGGTTGGTGGTGGATGACGCCATCATTGTGGTGGAGGATATTGACCGGCTGATTCAAACTCAGGGGATGAATCCGCGTGCAGCGGCATCTGAGGCAATGCACGAACTGTTCAGCGCGGTCATTGCAACTTCACTGGTGTTAATGGCCGTGTTTATTCCAGTGGCGTTTTTCCCCGGCACCACGGGGGCACTTTACAAACAATTTGCGCTGACAATTGCCTTTTCTGTTCTACTTTCCACCTTTCTAGCGATTACCCTGACGCCGTCGCTTGCAGCTATTTTATTGCGTCCGAGACAGCATCAGGGAGGTCCGATTGGTTGGGTGTTTGACCGAATTAATGGGGGGCTTGACTGGACGCGCCGGCGCTATCGGCAATTCCTGTTATTTTTAACCAAAATTAAACTCTTCGTTGTCGGGCTTTTTGTTGTTTCTATTGCCTTCACGGGTTGGCTTTACCTAGCAGTACCGACCGCATTTATCCCAGAAGAAGACCAAGGCTATTTTCTCACAATTATCCAAGGTCCACAGGGGGTTTCGCTGCAATACACCCGCGAGGTAATGGATCGGGTTGAAAAAGAAATCCTTAAACTTCCTGAAGTCGTAGGGACTTTTTCAGTCGGGGGTTTTGGTTTTAGCGGCAGCACATCTAACAGTGGCATTATCTTTACCACGCTTAAATCTTGGGAGGAACGCCACGGAGCAGATCAATCAGTGCAAGCCATTCTTGGCAAATTGCGGGGAACTTTTTCCCAAATCACAGAAGCCCGAATATTGCCGGTTAATCCGCCGGCAATTCAAGGTTTAGGGCAATTTGGGGGCTTCCAATTTCAACTCCAAGATCAAAGAGGTAATAGCGGTTTAGATTCCCTCGTGCAATCGATGGGTCTTATACTCAAGCAAGCCAACCAGACCCCTGGATTGCAAGCGGTGTTTAGCACATTCGCGGCAAATACGCCTCAACTCCTCGTTGAAGTAGACCGCAACAAAGCCAAAGCACTGGACGTTCCAATCGATAGTATTTTCAGTACCTTGCAAAGCGCTTTGGGTTCGCAATATGTAAACGATTTCAATTTGCAGCAGCGCAATTATCGGGTGTATATCCAAGCAGACAAAGAGTTTCGCGCTAATCCAGAAGATATTGGGAAACTGTACGTTCGCTCTCAAAGAAATCAAATGATTCCTTTGAGCAACTTGGTAAAGATTACTCCCACAGTGGGGGCACAAACGATTAACCACTATAATCTATTCCGCTCAATTGAAATTAATGGTTCCCCTGCGCCTGGATCTAGTTCTGGAGATGCAATTGAGGCAATGGAAAAGGTATCTGCTCAAGTGCTACCGGCAGGTTTTGATTATGAATGGTCGGGGAGTTCATTAGAAGAAATTGAATCGGGCGGTCAAGCCCCAATAATTTTCGGGCTGGGACTTGTCTTTGTGTTTTTGGTTTTAGCTGCTCAGTACGAGAATTATGTTGATCCGCTGATTATTCTGCTTTCGGTTCCTTTGGCTATTTTAGGAGCGCTTTTAGCGCAATCGATGCGGGGTTTATCTAATGATGTTTACTGCCAAATCGGTTTAGTGATGTTGATTGGGTTGGCGAGTAAAAATGCCATTTTAATAGTGGAGTTTGCCAACCAATTGCGGCAGCAAGGACTTTCAATTGCTAAGGCAGCGGTTGAAGCTTCTCAAGAACGCTTGCGACCGATTCTAATGACTTCGTTAGCGTTTATCTTGGGGATTGCGCCCTTAATCAACCCCGAAGGCGCAGGGGCAGCGAGCCGGCGATCTCTGGGTAATGCGATTGCAGGGGGAATGGTTGTTTCTACGTTCTTGAGTTTGTTTGTGGTGCCGATTTTGTATGTGGTGATTATATCGATTCAAGATCGCTTTACTAAAAAGAAGCCGCCGCAGCAACCTCAGCCAGAGAAGGATACAAACTTGGATGGGAAAGCCGGCAGCCTGACGGAGCGACAATCCCGCCAGCTTAGATAG
- a CDS encoding RNA recognition motif domain-containing protein, producing MSIYVGNLSYKVTQEDLTSVFAEYGTVKRVQLPTDRETGRMRGFGFVEMETEAEETAAIEALDGAEWMGRDLKVNKAKPREENKRSGGGGGWGDKNRGGYSSRRY from the coding sequence ATGTCAATTTATGTAGGCAACCTATCCTACAAAGTTACCCAAGAAGACCTAACAAGCGTTTTTGCGGAATATGGAACCGTGAAGCGAGTTCAACTCCCCACTGACCGTGAAACCGGCCGGATGCGGGGTTTTGGTTTTGTAGAAATGGAAACCGAAGCCGAAGAAACTGCAGCTATTGAAGCTTTAGATGGTGCGGAGTGGATGGGCCGCGATCTAAAAGTGAACAAAGCCAAACCGCGTGAAGAAAACAAGCGGTCGGGTGGCGGCGGTGGCTGGGGAGATAAAAATCGCGGCGGATATTCTTCCCGACGTTATTAA
- the rpsU gene encoding 30S ribosomal protein S21 — translation MTQIILGENEGIESALRRFKREVSKEGIFADMKRQRHFETPIEKRKRKAIARRRKRRFTR, via the coding sequence ATGACCCAAATTATTCTGGGTGAAAATGAAGGAATTGAGTCAGCGCTGCGCCGGTTTAAGCGTGAAGTATCTAAAGAAGGCATTTTTGCTGATATGAAGCGCCAGCGTCACTTCGAGACGCCAATTGAGAAACGCAAGCGCAAAGCGATTGCCAGAAGGCGGAAGCGGCGATTTACCAGATAG
- a CDS encoding NfeD family protein — MFNPFKLYNAVKPKYRKRRNYYLRHLLGKPGEEAIVEEIIEGPYKPGRVKFRGSWWPAKCERSLTLNPGQRVLVKGIHNITLLVEPVVSNSIK, encoded by the coding sequence ATGTTTAACCCTTTTAAGCTCTACAATGCCGTTAAACCTAAATATAGAAAAAGAAGGAACTACTACCTCAGACATTTGTTAGGAAAACCGGGAGAAGAAGCCATTGTTGAAGAAATTATTGAAGGCCCGTATAAGCCAGGACGGGTCAAGTTTAGAGGCAGCTGGTGGCCGGCTAAATGTGAACGCTCACTGACCCTAAATCCCGGCCAAAGAGTGCTTGTTAAGGGAATTCATAACATCACACTGCTGGTTGAACCAGTTGTGTCGAATTCTATCAAATAA
- a CDS encoding EAL domain-containing protein yields the protein MTDASVTLRATDDIRLVVLSIAIVMLASYAALALARRITASQGCSRQLWLVSSAFALGISLGLMPLLAMLASQPAISLSHNLPDVLMPAAIAMPAVVAIASTIFFILAPLAFLFKRRFSIEIAQTQALHQSEKRLRALLQNTSAIIATLAADGTIDYISASLKQILGYEPEDWLGKKAFALVHPDDVGFCERLLTEALLAPSTNIAAEIRLRHTDGSWRDFEVIANNLLAEPSVAGIVTTYREITFGKQTEETVTRLAAIIEATSDFVGTANSQGIAFYINRAGRQLVGIGQQEDTSKITVATYHPQWAGQIILEQGIPAAIRDGVWAGESALQSRDGRIIPVSQLIIAHKKPDGSVDFLSTIARDISHHKRIEAALAQRERYLWALVEVERRLLTFNGSSSCYTGLLTPLGLASGASRIYVFENHRSETGGLLMSQRAEWCAAGIQPELDNPELQNLSYNDFFPRWAEFLARGEIIAGIVTEFPESERIVLEPQGILSILVLPITVNGEFFGIIGFDNCTEARAWEPVEVNLLAAAASAISLAQERKQTEQELLKTQERLQHLLNTSPAVIYSCKAEGNFSPTFISENVTAQMGFEPNDFLNNFSFWASRLHPEDAPRVMAGMSFLFEAGFHSHEYRFRCKDGQYHWMHDELKLIVDEAGNVVEIVGCWRDISERKQAESALKQAYEALEMRVEERTTDLRNANQQLQREIVERQRSQEELLRTTAELKAVFEAFPDIYFRLHSDGTIIDCHTPQNADWPESPAQLIGKRIQDVITPSAAQQCAEALEQVLATKSLVDVEYSRPIENVITSFEARFVPLLENQILVIARNITERKQAQEEIEKSLSLLRATLESTTDGIFVVNLEGKIESYNQKFLEMWQVPTSVITAPEHGVVLNFVLKQLADPQGFLCRVKELYATPEAESYDIFEFKDGRIFERYSQPQRIAENIVGRVWSFRDVTERKRAEEKIRYQALHDLLTGLPNRMLFNDRLAIALASSQRSGGILAVMFLDLDRFKVINDTLGHAVGDRLLEAVALRLTSCLRSGDTIARWGGDEFTLLLPQVSCVRDAVKIAERILEALKPIFDLEGHQLHITSSIGLAFYPNDGEDAETLLKNADAALYRAKEQGRNAFQLYTPAINSKGSELLVLEHSLHHALEREEFLIYYQPLVNTLTGEIAQMEALVRWQHPTQGLISPATFIPLAEENGLIIPLCEWVLKTACAQNKAWQDAGLPPIGIAINLSARQLQQPDFVETVRQVLLETGLNAQFLELEVTETVAMQNIDATQSILRELYKMGVRLSLDDFGIGYSSLSYLKKFPFHTIKIDQSFVRDLIANCDDVAIVTAIIALGYGLNLRVVAEGVETEQLKDLLRNLQCQYMQGYFFSRPLPAEEATQLLRNLQESESSPSWRAEVSNSIYNPLGAVDGSYQNLIKFGNYS from the coding sequence ATGACTGACGCAAGCGTAACCCTGAGAGCCACCGATGATATTCGTCTGGTGGTTCTTTCGATTGCCATTGTCATGCTCGCTTCCTACGCAGCACTGGCTCTGGCGCGAAGAATAACAGCATCCCAAGGGTGTAGCCGGCAACTATGGCTAGTGAGCAGTGCCTTCGCATTAGGAATTAGCCTTGGGTTGATGCCCTTGCTCGCTATGCTGGCGTCTCAACCGGCAATTTCCTTAAGCCATAATTTACCAGATGTCTTAATGCCGGCAGCCATAGCAATGCCGGCAGTGGTGGCGATTGCCAGTACCATCTTCTTCATTCTGGCACCGCTGGCATTCTTATTTAAGCGGCGTTTCAGTATCGAGATTGCCCAAACTCAAGCACTACATCAAAGCGAAAAGCGCTTACGTGCCTTGTTGCAAAATACATCCGCCATTATCGCAACCCTTGCAGCCGATGGCACGATTGACTACATCAGCGCCTCACTTAAACAGATTTTGGGTTATGAACCTGAAGATTGGCTGGGAAAAAAGGCTTTTGCCCTGGTTCATCCTGACGATGTCGGCTTCTGTGAACGTCTTTTAACGGAAGCATTGCTCGCTCCATCTACGAACATTGCGGCTGAGATTCGGTTGCGACACACAGACGGTTCTTGGCGAGATTTTGAAGTAATTGCAAATAACTTACTGGCTGAGCCGAGTGTAGCGGGGATTGTGACAACTTACCGCGAAATCACCTTTGGCAAACAGACAGAGGAAACCGTGACGCGCCTTGCGGCAATCATAGAAGCGACGAGCGACTTCGTAGGCACCGCCAATTCCCAAGGAATTGCATTTTACATCAACCGGGCAGGCCGGCAGTTGGTAGGAATCGGCCAACAAGAAGATACCTCAAAGATCACCGTCGCCACCTATCACCCGCAATGGGCCGGTCAAATTATTTTAGAACAGGGAATTCCCGCTGCTATCCGCGATGGAGTCTGGGCCGGTGAATCAGCGCTACAGAGTCGTGATGGGCGCATCATTCCGGTCAGCCAGTTAATCATCGCCCACAAAAAGCCAGATGGCAGCGTTGACTTTCTCTCTACCATCGCCCGTGACATCAGCCATCACAAGCGGATAGAGGCGGCACTGGCGCAGCGTGAACGATACTTGTGGGCGTTAGTGGAAGTTGAACGCCGGCTGCTGACCTTTAATGGCAGTTCCAGTTGCTACACGGGGCTGCTGACGCCCCTGGGGCTGGCTTCTGGCGCTAGTCGCATTTACGTGTTTGAGAACCATCGCTCTGAAACAGGCGGATTGCTGATGAGCCAGCGTGCAGAATGGTGTGCCGCAGGTATCCAGCCCGAACTTGACAATCCTGAACTGCAAAACCTTTCATACAACGATTTCTTCCCCCGGTGGGCCGAGTTTCTGGCACGGGGCGAAATCATTGCCGGCATCGTCACCGAATTTCCGGAATCAGAGCGTATTGTCTTAGAACCTCAGGGCATTCTTTCAATTCTCGTGTTGCCGATTACAGTTAATGGTGAGTTTTTTGGCATTATCGGGTTTGACAATTGTACTGAAGCGCGTGCGTGGGAGCCGGTGGAAGTGAACCTGCTGGCAGCAGCAGCATCAGCCATCTCCTTGGCGCAAGAGCGCAAACAGACAGAGCAAGAACTGCTCAAGACTCAGGAACGGTTGCAGCATTTGCTCAATACCAGTCCGGCAGTGATTTACAGCTGCAAGGCTGAAGGCAATTTTAGCCCAACGTTTATCAGCGAAAACGTGACGGCACAGATGGGCTTTGAACCTAACGATTTTCTAAATAATTTTAGCTTTTGGGCGAGCCGGCTTCACCCAGAAGATGCCCCCCGTGTGATGGCTGGGATGTCGTTTTTATTTGAAGCCGGTTTCCACTCCCATGAATACCGTTTCCGCTGCAAAGACGGACAGTATCACTGGATGCACGATGAACTGAAGCTAATTGTAGACGAGGCCGGCAATGTGGTGGAAATTGTCGGTTGTTGGCGAGATATCAGTGAGCGCAAACAGGCAGAGTCGGCACTCAAACAAGCCTATGAAGCGCTCGAAATGCGAGTTGAAGAGCGCACAACTGATTTAAGAAATGCCAACCAACAACTACAAAGGGAAATTGTTGAACGTCAGCGTTCCCAAGAAGAGTTACTCCGCACAACTGCTGAGCTGAAAGCTGTTTTTGAGGCGTTTCCCGACATTTACTTCCGGCTGCATTCAGATGGCACAATTATTGACTGCCACACACCGCAAAATGCTGATTGGCCTGAGTCACCCGCGCAATTAATTGGCAAGCGAATCCAAGATGTGATTACACCGAGCGCAGCGCAACAGTGTGCTGAAGCACTTGAGCAAGTTCTGGCAACAAAATCCTTAGTTGATGTCGAGTATTCGCGCCCTATTGAAAATGTAATAACAAGTTTTGAAGCGCGGTTTGTTCCCTTACTAGAAAACCAAATCCTTGTCATTGCTCGGAACATCACAGAACGTAAACAAGCTCAAGAAGAAATTGAAAAATCGCTGTCTCTGCTCCGCGCCACACTGGAATCAACGACAGATGGCATTTTTGTTGTGAATCTAGAAGGAAAAATAGAGAGTTACAATCAGAAGTTTTTAGAAATGTGGCAAGTCCCAACTTCTGTTATTACAGCGCCAGAACACGGCGTTGTCTTGAATTTTGTTCTCAAGCAGCTGGCAGATCCTCAAGGTTTTCTTTGCAGAGTTAAGGAACTGTACGCCACCCCAGAAGCCGAAAGCTATGACATTTTTGAATTCAAAGATGGTCGCATTTTTGAGCGCTATTCGCAACCGCAGCGAATCGCAGAAAATATAGTTGGTAGAGTCTGGAGCTTTCGGGATGTTACTGAGCGCAAGCGAGCAGAGGAAAAAATTCGCTATCAAGCATTGCATGATCTCCTGACTGGCTTACCGAACCGAATGCTATTTAATGACCGGCTTGCCATTGCATTGGCTTCTAGCCAGCGTTCCGGGGGCATACTGGCTGTAATGTTTCTGGATTTAGACCGCTTTAAGGTAATCAACGATACCCTAGGTCATGCTGTTGGTGATCGCTTGTTAGAAGCTGTTGCTCTGCGATTGACAAGTTGTTTGCGTTCTGGCGATACAATTGCTCGTTGGGGAGGGGATGAATTCACTTTGTTATTGCCTCAAGTCAGTTGTGTGCGAGATGCTGTTAAAATTGCCGAAAGAATCTTAGAAGCCTTAAAGCCAATTTTTGATCTAGAAGGCCACCAACTGCACATTACTAGCAGTATTGGACTTGCCTTTTATCCCAATGACGGCGAGGATGCTGAAACACTGCTCAAAAATGCAGATGCGGCGCTATATCGAGCTAAGGAGCAAGGACGAAATGCGTTTCAGCTTTATACGCCGGCTATCAATTCTAAAGGCTCGGAGTTGCTAGTTTTGGAACATAGCTTGCACCATGCTTTAGAGCGAGAAGAGTTTTTAATTTATTACCAACCTCTAGTGAATACGCTAACAGGAGAAATCGCTCAAATGGAAGCCTTGGTGCGCTGGCAGCACCCAACTCAGGGCTTGATTTCTCCGGCAACCTTTATCCCGCTTGCTGAAGAAAATGGATTAATTATCCCCTTGTGCGAGTGGGTATTAAAGACTGCCTGCGCTCAAAATAAAGCTTGGCAGGATGCCGGTTTGCCCCCGATTGGGATTGCAATTAACCTTTCTGCTCGACAGCTTCAGCAACCGGATTTTGTGGAAACGGTTAGGCAAGTTTTATTAGAAACTGGGTTAAATGCTCAGTTTTTGGAGTTGGAAGTTACGGAAACTGTGGCAATGCAAAATATAGACGCGACTCAGTCCATTTTGCGAGAATTATATAAAATGGGGGTTCGCCTTTCTTTAGATGATTTCGGCATCGGTTATTCTTCGCTCAGTTATCTAAAAAAGTTTCCATTCCACACGATCAAAATTGACCAGTCTTTTGTTCGGGATCTGATTGCAAACTGTGATGATGTCGCGATTGTTACGGCAATTATTGCCTTGGGGTATGGACTGAATCTTCGGGTGGTGGCCGAAGGGGTAGAAACAGAACAATTAAAGGATTTACTCCGCAATTTGCAATGCCAATATATGCAGGGCTATTTTTTCAGCCGGCCTTTACCGGCAGAGGAAGCCACTCAACTGCTGCGAAACTTACAAGAGTCAGAATCTTCGCCTTCTTGGCGTGCGGAGGTTTCTAACAGCATTTACAACCCCTTAGGAGCAGTGGACGGGAGTTACCAAAATCTTATCAAGTTTGGTAATTACTCATAA
- a CDS encoding DUF4342 domain-containing protein, translated as MNSPYNRPSDSVEVNSTPIEEDTTVRLERITVEPQAHSSENVRVEEFSITGEALVSKVKELIHQGNIRRIIIKNDEGRTLIEIPLTAGVVGGVVATSLFPIVAAIGAIGALVAHLKIAIERTE; from the coding sequence ATGAATTCACCTTACAATCGCCCTTCCGATTCAGTTGAAGTTAACTCAACGCCGATTGAAGAAGATACTACCGTTCGATTGGAAAGGATTACTGTTGAACCTCAAGCTCATTCTTCAGAAAACGTTCGGGTAGAAGAATTTTCTATCACTGGCGAAGCTCTCGTTAGCAAAGTTAAGGAACTCATTCATCAAGGCAACATTCGGCGTATCATTATTAAAAATGATGAAGGACGCACCCTAATAGAAATTCCTCTGACCGCAGGAGTTGTTGGCGGAGTTGTTGCGACCAGTTTATTTCCAATCGTAGCGGCAATTGGTGCGATTGGTGCACTGGTTGCTCATCTCAAAATTGCGATTGAAAGAACAGAATAA
- a CDS encoding DUF3616 domain-containing protein — MAEGFLLSRVLLRFAPEFTDIIGDLSAAALTPDGSLWVASDETTSIERLSQIEPCIFGEHKRFAIGDFIELFNEKDEIDIEGMDYTNHYLWFIGSHSTKRKKTKGNEPEQDIQRLAEVKTELNRYLLGRIPVFDKQLFKSCSHPENPEQKLTAGCLQKTDSLLTILENDSHLGSFIAAGIPSKENGFDIEGLAVRGDKVFIGLRGPVLRGWAIILEIEIEEPNPGILALKAIGSEGERYKKHFVQMNGLGVRELCIDGEDLIILAGPTMELEGNLRVFRLKNALELSGNTLFSQDSGHLEVLFDLPFILGADHAEGLALFPCLGQPNSLLVVYDSPDAPRKVEKDAVFADVFKLKR, encoded by the coding sequence ATGGCAGAAGGTTTTTTACTGAGTCGGGTTTTACTTCGCTTTGCGCCTGAATTTACGGATATTATTGGAGATTTATCAGCAGCCGCTCTCACCCCTGATGGGAGCTTATGGGTGGCTTCTGATGAAACAACATCAATTGAGCGTTTATCTCAGATTGAACCCTGTATCTTTGGAGAACATAAGCGATTTGCTATTGGAGATTTTATTGAGCTTTTTAATGAGAAAGACGAAATCGATATTGAAGGGATGGATTATACCAATCACTATCTTTGGTTTATCGGTTCTCACAGTACGAAGCGTAAAAAAACCAAGGGAAATGAACCCGAACAAGATATTCAGCGATTGGCCGAAGTCAAAACTGAGTTAAACCGTTACTTACTCGGTCGAATTCCGGTTTTTGACAAACAATTATTTAAATCATGTTCGCATCCAGAGAACCCAGAACAAAAACTGACGGCTGGATGCCTTCAAAAAACCGACTCATTGCTCACTATATTGGAAAATGATAGCCATCTTGGTTCATTTATAGCAGCCGGTATTCCCTCTAAAGAAAATGGGTTTGATATCGAAGGATTAGCCGTTCGCGGAGATAAAGTTTTCATAGGGTTGCGTGGGCCAGTGTTGCGAGGCTGGGCGATCATTTTAGAAATAGAAATTGAAGAACCCAACCCCGGTATTTTAGCCTTAAAAGCAATCGGCTCAGAAGGTGAGCGGTATAAAAAACATTTTGTGCAGATGAATGGTTTAGGAGTCCGTGAATTGTGTATCGATGGCGAAGATTTAATCATTCTTGCCGGCCCCACTATGGAACTAGAAGGTAATCTGAGAGTATTCCGGTTAAAAAATGCCTTAGAGCTTTCAGGAAATACACTATTTTCCCAAGATTCGGGACACTTAGAAGTCTTATTCGATTTGCCTTTTATATTGGGTGCAGATCACGCTGAAGGCTTGGCACTTTTTCCCTGTTTGGGGCAACCAAATTCTCTTTTAGTGGTTTATGATTCCCCGGATGCCCCAAGAAAAGTTGAGAAGGATGCTGTTTTTGCAGATGTTTTTAAATTGAAGCGCTAA
- a CDS encoding biotin/lipoyl-binding protein → MLISFFYASLKECFPDAGTSAPSDSVALSAQLTQPSPTLPPTKSKVSANHGERKGWKFFMRYFASPSIAAYLLFSFLTPASVLSHAGHGDEFHSESEAATTAESIQVDAQTVKRMGIQVNPIVRQPLDVGIKTTGQIETFPCQQVEVTAPAVGKVVQLLVEPGNVVEKNQTIAILSSHELTELRVNSLEKRAEAEGNITDW, encoded by the coding sequence ATGCTGATTTCATTTTTCTATGCAAGCCTGAAAGAGTGTTTTCCTGATGCCGGCACATCCGCGCCATCAGATTCGGTAGCCCTATCAGCACAACTCACTCAGCCATCGCCCACTCTTCCCCCAACAAAATCAAAAGTGTCAGCAAATCATGGTGAACGTAAAGGATGGAAATTCTTCATGCGTTACTTCGCATCCCCCTCCATTGCTGCCTATTTGCTTTTCAGTTTTTTAACACCGGCATCGGTTCTTTCTCATGCCGGCCACGGGGATGAATTTCACAGTGAATCGGAAGCCGCAACAACTGCTGAAAGCATTCAGGTAGATGCCCAAACCGTTAAACGCATGGGAATTCAGGTCAACCCGATTGTGCGGCAACCCCTGGATGTTGGCATTAAAACCACCGGCCAAATTGAAACCTTTCCCTGCCAACAAGTGGAAGTCACGGCACCGGCTGTAGGTAAGGTGGTGCAGCTATTGGTAGAACCGGGCAACGTGGTAGAAAAGAATCAAACTATTGCGATTTTGTCAAGTCATGAATTAACAGAACTGCGGGTTAATTCCTTGGAAAAACGGGCGGAGGCAGAAGGAAATATCACGGATTGGTAA
- a CDS encoding GlsB/YeaQ/YmgE family stress response membrane protein, producing the protein MNNILAWVILGLIAGAIAKAIYPGYQGGGILATILLGIVGAFVGGTLATFLSTGSLQLTATTFSLPGLFVAVLGALVAIWLWHMINRRAYR; encoded by the coding sequence ATGAATAATATTCTTGCCTGGGTTATTTTAGGTTTAATTGCCGGCGCAATTGCTAAAGCCATATATCCCGGTTATCAAGGCGGCGGCATTCTTGCCACAATCTTGCTGGGTATTGTCGGCGCTTTTGTCGGTGGAACCTTGGCAACGTTCTTATCAACAGGAAGTCTCCAGTTAACAGCGACAACTTTTAGTCTTCCCGGTCTTTTTGTGGCCGTTTTGGGTGCCTTAGTTGCTATCTGGTTGTGGCACATGATTAACCGCCGCGCTTATCGTTAA